The Misgurnus anguillicaudatus chromosome 15, ASM2758022v2, whole genome shotgun sequence genome has a window encoding:
- the LOC129419510 gene encoding extracellular calcium-sensing receptor-like produces MPFFLYVLLLFPHLNATAENTLCRMMGDPKYAMLSKDGDINIGAIFPVHTKETLPSFEFRKKPQLLSCSSVSVRDFRLAQIMIFAIEEINRNESLLPNVSIGYRIYDSCSSRLSSMSAIMTVMNSQEFAAGERCNKQSPIHAIIGETESSATVILSRTTGPFKIPVISHSSACECLSNRKDYPSFFRTIASDYYQGSALAVLVKNLGWTWVGAVNSDNDYGNSGMDIFLKTAKKEGICVEYSVKFYRTEPEKLQKAINTMKQGTAKVIVAYVSFIEMGLLIDQLSIQNITGLQMIGVFGWITSTNLITPETFHVMGGSLGLALKKINIEGFLDFVNKSFWETAFPCSHRDGNYSQTKLNCNQYQDLLVIRNYHEDLSEHRYSSNVYKAVYAVAYALHDLLKCRGQEVCEKAQIIQPQQVVNSLKKVNFTVKFGDRVWFDSTGGVVGQYEVVNWQQDSDGSFQFKPVGYYDASLPPDQRFFINTENIIWAGQQLEKPRSVCSETCPPGTRKAVQKGRPVCCYDCITCADGEISNETDSNNCQQCPGEYWSNTENTECVLKAVEFLSFTEVMSIVLVFFALFGVGITVLVAILFYSKKDTPIVKANNSELSFLLLFSLTLCFLCSLTFIGRPTEWSCMLRHTAFGITFVLCISCVLGKTIVVLMAFKATLPGSNVMKWFGPAQQRLSVFAFTLIQVLICVLWLTISPPFPYKNMKHYKEKIILECSLGSTIGFWAVLGYIGLLALLCFILAFLARTLPDNFNEAKFITFSMFIFCAVWITFIPAYVSSPGKFTVAVEIFAILASSFGLLFCIFAPKCYIILFKPEQNTKQHLMVKTQTKSY; encoded by the exons ATGCCTTTTTTTCTATACGTACTCCTGCTTTTCCCTCACCTGAATGCAACAGCAGAAAACACTCTTTGCCGAATGATGGGAGATCCAAAATACGCGATGCTGTCCAAAGATGGAGACATAAATATTGGAGCAATATTTCCAGTCCACACTAAAGAAACATTACCTTCATTTGAGTTTAGAAAAAAACCTCAGCTTTTATCATGCTCTAG tgtgagtGTAAGAGATTTTCGGCTGGCTCAAATCATGATTTTTGCAATTGAAGAAATTAATAGAAATGAAAGTTTGCTCCCAAATGTTTCTATTGGCTATAGAATCTATGATAGCTgttcatcaagactgtcttctATGAGTGCAATTATGACAGTGATGAATAGTCAGGAGTTTGCAGCTGGAGAAAGATGCAATAAACAGTCTCCTATACATGCTATCATAGGAGAAACAGAATCTTCTGCCACTGTGATTCTTTCAAGAACAACAGGACCTTTTAAAATTCCAGTG ATAAGTCACTCATCTGCATGTGAGTGTCTCAGTAACAGGAAAGATTACCCTTCTTTCTTCAGGACTATTGCTAGTGATTATTACCAGGGCAGTGCACTTGCAGTCTTGGTAAAGAACTTAGGTTGGACTTGGGTTGGAGCTGTGAACAGTGACAATGACTATGGAAACAGTGGAATGGATATTTTTCTGAAAACAGCTAAGAAGGAGGGGATTTGTGTAGAGTACTCTGTAAAATTCTACCGAACAGAGCCCGAAAAACTCCAAAAAGCTATAAATACAATGAAACAAGGCACAGCAAAAGTGATTGTTGCATACGTTTCATTTATTGAGATGGGATTATTAATTGATCAACTGAGCATTCAGAACATTACAGGCCTCCAAATGATTGGAGTGTTTGGATGGATAACTTCAACGAATTTGATAACTCCTGAAACTTTTCATGTGATGGGAGGGTCACTGGGACTTGCATTAAAAAAGATCAATATTGAAGGGTTTTTGGattttgttaataaatcattttgGGAAACAGCTTTTCCATGCTCACATAGAGATGGTAATTATTCTCAAACTAAATTAAATTGCAACCAATACCAAGATCTACTTGTTATAAGAAATTACCATGAAGATCTGTCTGAACATAGATATTCAAGCAATGTTTACAAAGCAGTATATGCTGTGGCTTATGCACTACATGATCTGCTAAAGTGCAGAGGACAAGAAGTCTGTGAAAAAGCCCAGATAATACAACCACAGCAg GTGGTTAACTCTCTGAAAAAGGTCAATTTTACTGTAAAGTTTGGTGATCGTGTATGGTTTGACAGCACTGGTGGTGTAGTAGGCCAATATGAAGTTGTGAATTGGCAGCAGGACTCAGATGGGTCATTTCAGTTTAAACCAGTGGGTTACTATGATGCCTCACTGCCCCCTGACCAGCGCTTTTTCATTAACACTGAAAACATAATCTGGGCTGGACAGCAGCTGGAG AAGCCAAGGTCTGTGTGCAGTGAAACTTGTCCTCCAGGCACTAGGAAGGCTGTACAGAAAGGAAGACCTGTTTGCTGTTATGACTGTATTACATGTGCAGATGGAGAAATCAGTAATGAGACAG attcAAATAACTGCCAGCAGTGTCCAGGGGAATACTGGTCTAATACTGAGAACACTGAATGTGTGTTAAAGGCTGTAGAGTTTCTGTCATTCACAGAAGTTATGAGTATAGTGTTAGTCTTTTTCGCTCTGTTTGGAGTAGGAATAACTGTACTGGTGGCCATCCTGTTTTACAGTAAGAAGGACACTCCCATAGTAAAAGCCAATAACTCTGAGCTGAGCTTCCTGTTGCTCTTCTCACTGACTCTGTGTTTTCTCTGTTCACTTACTTTCATTGGTCGCCCCACTGAGTGGTCCTGTATGTTGCGTCACACAGCATTTGGGATCACTTTTGTCCTCTGTATCTCCTGTGTTCTGGGGAAAACAATAGTGGTGCTAATGGCATTCAAGGCCACACTTCCAGGAAGTAATGTCATGAAATGGTTTGGGCCTGCACAACAGAGACTCAGTGTTTTTGCCTTTACACTTATACAAGTTCTTATATGTGTGCTTTGGCTAACAATATCTCCTCCTTTTCCctataaaaatatgaaacattATAAGGAGAAGATTATTCTTGAATGCAGTCTGGGTTCTACTATAGGTTTCTGGGCTGTGTTGGGTTATATTGGCCTACTGGCTCTCCTGTGCTTCATTCTGGCTTTTCTGGCCCGGACGCTGCCTGATAACTTCAATGAAGCTAAATTCATCACATTTAGTATGTTCATATTCTGTGCTGTATGGATCACATTTATCCCAGCTTATGTCAGTTCACCTGGAAAATTTACTGTAGCTGTGgagatttttgccattttagCATCAAGCTTTGGTTTACTATTTTGCATATTTGCACCCAAATGTTACATCATCCTGTTTAAGCCTGAACAAAACACAAAGCAACATTTAATGGTTAAAACCCAAACTAAGTCCTACTGA